A single genomic interval of Anopheles darlingi chromosome X, idAnoDarlMG_H_01, whole genome shotgun sequence harbors:
- the LOC125953940 gene encoding cytochrome P450 307a1 has translation MAYAGLVLAVLTIILSVVCYFKILYEWHRKVRIQTVATRPGTARALQKLAAAAATATATATAREAPTASVPHRIAASQQSTELLCYPQAPGPMPWPILGSLAILGQYEVPFEGFTALAKKYGDLYSITLGTTRCLVVNNLDLIREVLNQNGRYFGGRPDFLRFHKLFGGDRNNSLALCDWSALQQKRRNLARKHCSPSDASSYYQKMSDVGVMEMHRFMDQLDEVVTPGADFKVKPLIMQACANMFSEYMCSVRFDYTDRGFVAMVRNFDEIFWEINQGYAVDFLPWLAPFYHKHLNKLGRWSAEIRDFILERIVNEREQTLGEEEPERDFTDALLTSLREDPSVTRDTIMYMLEDFLGGHSAIGNLVMLALGYIAKHPEVGERIQTEIDRITEGGARNVTLYDTESMPYTVATIFEVLRYSSSPIVPHVATEDTCIAGYGVTKGTVVFINNYELNTSEKYWAEPKRFDPSRFLETATLAQIRTDLGDSPTAKQDLSSIIKTNGISSENERTIRIERVRKNIPHFLPFSIGKRTCIGQNLVRGFSFIIIANILQKYDVRSNDLAQIKMYPACVAVPPDTYSLAFSQRQR, from the exons ATGGCGTACGCAGGGCTGGTGCTAGCGGTGCTGACGATCATACTGTCGGTCGTGTGCTACTTCAAAATCCTGTACGAGTGGCACCGGAAGGTGCGCATCCAAACCGTCGCCACCCGACCGGGCACTGCCCGGGCACTCCAGAAGCTGGCGGCTgccgcggccacggccacggccacggccacggctagGGAAGCACCGACCGCTTCGgtaccgcatcgcatcgccgcCTCGCAGCAATCAACCGAGCTGCTGTGCTACCCGCAGGCACCCGGACCGATGCCGTGGCCGATCCTCGGCAGCCTGGCCATCCTCGGCCAGTACGAGGTCCCGTTCGAGGGTTTCACCGCCCTGGCCAAGAAGTACGGCGATCTGTACAGCATCACGCTCGGCACCACGCGCTGCCTCGTCGTCAACAATCTCGACCTGATCCGGGAGGTGCTGAACCAGAACGGGCGCTACTTCGGTGGCCGCCCGGACTTCCTGCGCTTCCACAAGCTCTTCGGTGGCGATCGCAACAACT CGCTGGCATTGTGCGACTGGTCGGCCCTGCAGCAGAAGCGCCGCAACCTCGCCCGCAAGCACTGCTCACCGAGCGACGCGTCCAGCTACTACCAGAAGATGAGCGACGTGGGCGTGATGGAGATGCACCGCTTCATGGACCAGCTGGACGAGGTGGTGACGCCCGGTGCCGACTTCAAGGTGAAACCGCTGATCATGCAGGCGTGCGCGAACATGTTCAGCGAGTACATGTGCTCGGTCCGGTTCGACTACACCGACCGGGGTTTCGTCGCGATGGTGCGCAACTTCGACGAGATCTTCTGGGAGATCAACCAGGGTTACGCGGTCGACTTTCTGCCCTGGCTCGCCCCGTTCTACCACAAGCACCTGAACAAGCTGGGCCGCTGGTCGGCCGAAATCCGCGACTTCATACTCGAGCGGATCGTGAACGAGCGGGAGCAGACCCTCGGGGAGGAGGAACCGGAGCGCGACTTTACCGATGCGCTGCTGACGAGCCTGCGCGAGGACCCATCGGTGACGCGCGATACGATCATGTACATGCTGGAGGACTTCCTGGGGGGGCACTCGGCGATCGGTAATCTGGTGATGCTGGCGCTCGGTTACATCGCCAAGCACCCGGAGGTCGGCGAGCGGATTCAGACCGAGATCGATCGCATCACCGAGGGCGGGGCGCGGAATGTAACGCTCTACGATACCGAGAGCATGCCGTACACGGTCGCGACCATCTTCGAGGTGCTGCGCTACTCGTCGTCACCGATCGTGCCGCACGTCGCCACCGAGGATACCTGCATCGCCGGGTACGGCGTCACCAAGGGTACGGTCGTCTTCATCAACAACTACGAGCTGAACACGAGCGAAAAGTATTGGGCCGAACCGAAGCGCTTCGATCCGAGCCGGTTCCTCGAGACGGCGACGCTCGCCCAGATACGGACCGATCTCGGCGATTCGCCGACCGCCAAGCAGGacctcagcagcatcatcaagaCGAACGGTATCAGCAGCGAGAACGAGCGGACGATCCGGATCGAGCGGGTGCGCAAGAACATACCGCACTTTCTGCCGTTCAGCATCGGCAAGCGGACCTGCATCGGGCAGAATCTGGTGCGCGGTttcagcttcatcatcatcgccaacatACTGCAGAAGTACGACGTGCGCTCGAACGATCTCGCGCAGATCAAGATGTACCCGGCGTGCGTAGCCGTACCGCCCGACACCTACTCGCTCGCCTTCAGCCAGCGTCAGCGTTGA
- the LOC125951433 gene encoding sesquipedalian-1 — protein sequence MKINEKSLCLFATTPPVDLEGWMNKRGEMNKSWQRRWFVLKGNLLFYFEKRGDKEPLGMIILEGCTVELAEEGEQYCFQIIFHGPNNRTYYLSTESQPIMEQWMKALTCAGYDYMKLMVAELQRQLEEIEGQCKEKQLDAVALPPPKEPPPRRQNPFNKSRTTEQHTVSETTIPPLSGSAIQSTSPWDDEKRTMVANEAMELRAKPRNHSPSASKGPNMAAPESSGVSVDHTDGISYATTPDSKETLNGASCYSFEAMHSTLGIPVLADLSKWNESVLQTSPTKTTTSTQMLTPTAALTPTTSTMVGANIAVTTAAMSVAVTNESYPDRS from the exons ATgaaaatcaacgaaaagaGCTTGTGTCTATTCGCCACAACGCCCCCGGTCGACCTGGAAGGGTGGATGAACAAACGGGGCGAGATGAATAAAAGCTGGCAGCGGCGCTGGTTTGTGCTCAAGGGCAACCTGCTGTTTTACTTCGAGAAGCGGGGCGACAAGGAACCGCTAGGCATGATCATCCTCGAGGGCTGCACCGTGG AACTGGCCGAAGAGGGCGAGCAGTACTGCTTTCAGATCATCTTTCACGGCCCCAACAATCGCACGTACTATCTGAGCACGGAATCCCAACCGATCATGGAGCAGTGGATGAAGGCACTCACTTGCGCCGGCTACGACTACATGAAATTGATGGTAGCCGagctgcagcggcagctggAAGAGATCGAGGGACAATGCAAAGAGAAGCAGCTGGATGCAGTGGCTTTGCCACCACCCAAGGAACCACCGCCAAGGCGCCAGAACCCGTTCAACAAATCGCGCACCACGGAGCAGCACACAG TTTCAGAAACGACGATCCCACCCCTATCCGGTAGCGCAATCCAATCCACATCGCCATGGGATGACGAGAAGCGTACGATGGTCGCGAACGAAGCGATGGAACTACGTGCCAAGCCAAGGAATCACTCTCCGTCCGCCAGCAAGGGGCCCAACATGGCAGCACCGGAGAGCAGTGGTGTATCCGTCGATCATACGGATGGTATTAGTTACGCGACCACGCCAGACAGCAAAGAGACACTGAACGGTGCGAGTTGCTACTCCTTTGAGGCGATGCACTCGACACTGGGAATTCCAGTATTGGCAGACTTGAGCAAATGGAACGAAAGTGTGCTCCAGACGAGTccaacgaaaacgacgacgtcgacgcaGATGCTGACGCCGACGGCGGCGCTGACgccgacgacatcgacgatgGTTGGTGCAAACATAGCAGTTACGACCGCAGCAATGAGCGTCGCAGTGACTAACGAATCATACCCCGATAGATCGTAA